A window of the Bos indicus x Bos taurus breed Angus x Brahman F1 hybrid chromosome X, Bos_hybrid_MaternalHap_v2.0, whole genome shotgun sequence genome harbors these coding sequences:
- the LOC113888016 gene encoding melanoma-associated antigen B10-like produces MEDVSISGTPSSSQCPQSASFSSTVTTGTSLSRSTEGSSIQEEMEKSDGGSTSQEEMEQSSTLQSLPDLENLHIDLLDEKVELLINFLLQKYQMREPVTKADMIGNVVKEYKDDFLEILRSASERMELVFGLDVKEVDPINHSYTLANKLDLTYNGMLSDQQGMPKTGLLIIILGVIFMKGNCATEEEVWKVLNMMDIYSGRKHFIFGEPRRLITSDLVMEKYLEYQQVPTSDPPRYEFLWGPRAYAEVSKMKLLEFLAKIHGTNPKSFPSQYEEALRDEEERARARIEATAGTSAMASASSGFSHPY; encoded by the coding sequence ATGGAGGACGTTTCTATTTCTGGGACACCCAGTTCTTCCCAGTGTCCTCAGagtgcctccttctcctccactgTCACCACAGGTACCTCATTAAGCAGATCAACAGAGGGTTCCAGCATCcaggaagagatggaaaaatcAGATGGGGGTTCCACTAGCCAAGAAGAGATGGAACAATCGAGCACTTTGCAATCCCTGCCAGACCTTGAGAACTTGCACATAGACCTTCTAGATGAAAAGGTGGAACTGCTAATCAATTTCCTGCTGCAAAAGTATCAAATGAGAGAGCCAGTCACGAAGGCAGACATGATTGGTAATGTTGTCAAAGAGTACAAGGATGACTTCCTTGAGATTCTCAGGAGTGCCTCTGAGCGCATGGAGCTGGTCTTTGGCCTTGATGTGAAGGAAGTGGATCCCATCAACCATAGCTATACCCTTGCTAACAAGCTGGATCTCACCTACAACGGAATGCTGAGTGATCAACAGGGCATGCCCAAGACTGGCCTCCTGATAATTATCTTGGGAGTGATCTTCATGAAGGGGAACTGCGCCACTGAGGAGGAAGTCTGGAAAGTGCTGAATATGATGGATATATATTCTGGGAGGAAGCATTTCATCTTTGGGGAACCCAGAAGGCTCATCACCAGTGATTTGGTGATGGAAAAGTATCTGGAGTACCAGCAGGTGCCCACTAGTGATCCCCCTCGCTATGAATTCCTGTGGGGTCCGAGAGCCTATGCTGAAGTCAGCAAGATGAAATTGCTGGAGTTTTTGGCTAAGATCCATGGGACCAACCCCAAGAGCTTCCCATCTCAGTATGAGGAGGCTTTGAGAGATGAGGAAGAGCGAGCCCGAGCCAGAATTGAAGCTACGGCTGGCACAAGTGCCATGGCCAGTGCAAGTTCTGGTTTCTCCCACCCTTACTGA